From Paraburkholderia sabiae, a single genomic window includes:
- a CDS encoding peroxiredoxin: MKTVGDKLEAFTVTAAKPGFNNHEENGVSAFEEITESSFPGKWKIIYFYPKDFTFVCPTEIVEFGKLAKDFEERDAVLLGGSVDNEFVKLAWRREHKDLNKLNHYAFGDVKGELIDQLGVRDKEAGVALRATFVVDPDNTIQHVSVNNLNVGRNPEEVLRILDGLQTDELCPCNRAVGGATL; the protein is encoded by the coding sequence ATGAAAACAGTCGGCGATAAACTCGAAGCTTTCACCGTCACCGCTGCCAAGCCGGGTTTCAACAACCACGAAGAGAACGGCGTGTCGGCGTTCGAAGAAATCACCGAATCGTCGTTCCCGGGCAAGTGGAAGATCATCTATTTCTACCCGAAGGACTTCACGTTCGTTTGCCCGACGGAAATCGTCGAATTCGGCAAGCTGGCGAAGGACTTCGAAGAGCGCGATGCCGTTCTGCTCGGCGGCAGCGTCGACAACGAATTCGTCAAGCTCGCATGGCGCCGTGAGCACAAGGACCTGAACAAGCTGAACCACTATGCGTTCGGCGACGTGAAGGGCGAACTGATCGACCAGCTCGGCGTGCGCGACAAGGAAGCGGGAGTCGCACTGCGTGCTACGTTCGTCGTCGATCCGGACAACACGATCCAGCACGTTTCGGTGAACAACCTGAACGTCGGCCGTAACCCGGAAGAAGTGCTGCGTATTCTGGACGGTCTGCAAACGGACGAACTGTGCCCGTGCAACCGCGCAGTCGGCGGCGCAACGCTCTAA
- a CDS encoding carboxymuconolactone decarboxylase family protein, with product MEFIATIKEAIPDYAKDIRLNLDGTIARSSLEGNDAVGVALAAAFAAKSPTIIAAIRNAGVLSPEEVNGALTAAALMGMNNVWYPYVEMTDSADLKSQPAGLRMNAYASHGGVDKRRFEMYALAASIIGKCHFCVKSHFDTLVNEGMSSTQLRDVGRIAAVVNAAAQVIVAEGK from the coding sequence ATGGAATTCATCGCGACGATTAAGGAAGCAATTCCCGACTACGCCAAAGACATTCGTCTGAATCTGGACGGCACGATCGCGCGCTCATCGCTGGAAGGCAACGATGCCGTCGGCGTCGCGCTGGCCGCGGCGTTCGCTGCGAAGAGCCCGACGATCATCGCCGCGATCCGCAATGCAGGCGTGCTGTCGCCGGAAGAAGTGAACGGCGCGTTGACGGCTGCCGCGCTGATGGGCATGAACAACGTCTGGTATCCGTACGTCGAGATGACGGACAGCGCCGATCTGAAGTCGCAGCCCGCGGGCTTGCGGATGAATGCTTACGCGTCGCACGGCGGCGTCGACAAGCGACGCTTTGAAATGTATGCGCTGGCTGCGTCGATCATCGGCAAGTGCCATTTCTGCGTGAAGTCGCACTTCGACACGCTCGTCAACGAAGGCATGAGCTCGACGCAATTGCGCGATGTCGGCCGGATCGCGGCTGTCGTCAACGCGGCTGCGCAGGTGATCGTCGCCGAAGGCAAATAA
- the ispF gene encoding 2-C-methyl-D-erythritol 2,4-cyclodiphosphate synthase translates to MDLRIGQGYDVHALVPGRPLIIGGVTIPYERGLLGHSDADVLLHAITDALFGAAALGDIGRHFPDTATEFKGANSRVLLRECAARIAKAGFTIQNVDSTVIAQAPKLAPHIDGMRANIAEDLGLPIERVNVKAKTNEKLGYLGRGEGIEAQAAALLLRV, encoded by the coding sequence ATGGATTTGAGAATCGGACAAGGCTACGACGTTCACGCACTGGTGCCGGGACGGCCGCTCATCATCGGCGGCGTGACGATTCCGTACGAGCGCGGGCTGCTCGGCCACTCGGATGCCGACGTGTTGCTGCACGCGATCACCGACGCGCTGTTCGGCGCCGCCGCGCTCGGCGATATCGGCCGTCATTTCCCGGACACGGCGACGGAATTCAAAGGCGCGAACAGCCGCGTGCTGCTGCGCGAATGCGCGGCGCGCATCGCCAAGGCGGGCTTTACGATTCAGAACGTGGACAGCACCGTGATTGCGCAGGCGCCGAAGCTCGCGCCGCATATCGACGGCATGCGCGCGAACATCGCCGAAGATCTTGGCCTGCCCATCGAGCGCGTCAACGTGAAAGCGAAGACGAACGAAAAGCTCGGCTATCTGGGGCGAGGCGAGGGCATCGAAGCGCAGGCGGCGGCGCTGTTGCTGCGGGTCTGA
- the ispD gene encoding 2-C-methyl-D-erythritol 4-phosphate cytidylyltransferase: MTSRLFALIPCAGTGSRSGALMPKQYRTVAGRDMLHYSLAAFDACSEFAQTLVVIAPDDQHFDARRFGGLRFAVQRCGGASRQASVLNGLHALAGFGAHDGDWVLVHDAARPGITPALIRTLVGALKDDAVGGIMALPVADTLKRVTPNTDNRIDHTEPRDGLWQAQTPQMFRIGMLRDAILRAQSDGHDLTDEASAIEWSGHAPKLVQGSLRNFKVTYPEDFDLAEAILGRGTAG, from the coding sequence GTGACTTCCCGCCTTTTTGCACTGATTCCCTGCGCCGGCACCGGCAGCCGTTCGGGCGCGCTGATGCCCAAGCAATATCGAACCGTCGCAGGCCGCGACATGCTGCATTATTCGCTCGCCGCGTTCGACGCCTGCAGCGAATTCGCGCAAACGCTCGTCGTGATCGCGCCCGACGACCAGCATTTCGACGCGCGCCGCTTCGGCGGTTTGCGCTTTGCCGTGCAGCGCTGCGGCGGCGCATCGCGGCAGGCATCGGTGCTCAACGGACTGCATGCGCTCGCCGGGTTCGGCGCGCACGACGGCGACTGGGTGCTCGTGCACGACGCCGCGCGCCCCGGCATCACGCCGGCGCTGATCCGCACGCTGGTCGGCGCGCTGAAGGACGACGCCGTCGGCGGCATCATGGCGCTGCCCGTCGCGGATACGCTGAAGCGCGTCACGCCCAACACCGACAACCGCATCGACCACACGGAACCGCGCGACGGCCTGTGGCAGGCGCAGACGCCGCAGATGTTCCGCATCGGCATGTTGCGCGACGCGATTCTGCGCGCGCAAAGCGACGGCCACGATCTCACCGACGAGGCGAGCGCGATCGAATGGAGCGGCCACGCGCCTAAACTGGTTCAGGGCAGCCTGCGCAACTTCAAGGTCACGTATCCGGAAGACTTCGATCTGGCCGAAGCCATTCTCGGGCGCGGCACAGCGGGCTGA
- the mfd gene encoding transcription-repair coupling factor, with the protein MPDIAASTQSSSSTPVALVKAGQRFVFDGTHGSSDAMLIARYHHAYKAQMPLLAVVCASAVDAQRLSQELAFFAPNARVRLLPDWETLPYDSFSPHQDLVSERLATLHDLGEGRCDILLVPATTALYRMPPASFMAAYTFSFSQGERLDEAKLKAQLTLAGYEHVSQVVRPGEYCVRGSLIDLFPMGSPLPYRIDLFDDQVDSIRAFDPDSQRSLYPVKDVRLLPGREFPFDEAARTAFRSRWREVFEGDPSRASIYKDIGNGVPSAGIEYYLPLFFEETATLFHYLPDASQLVFVGDLDAAIKRFTADTKQRHGFLSHDRDRPILEPKRLFLSDDDFYTFAKPFARLSLPGNAGGGWAVPLPNLAIDRHADDPVSALRAWLATTPNRVLFAAESAGRRETIAQLLADNELRPASADSYDDWLTSDARFALGVAPLSNGFAVPAEGIAILTETELYGPLARKAGRRRQEQASNVDSMVRDLSELKVGDPVVHSQHGIGRYMGLVTMDLGEGETEFLHLEYQGDSKLYVPVSQLHVISRYSGADPESAPLHSLGSGQWEKAKRKAAQQIRDTAAELLNLYARRALREGHAFALDPRDYVKFAESFGFEETPDQAAAIAAVIGDMTSGKPMDRLVCGDVGFGKTEVALRAAFIAVMGGKQVALLSPTTLLAEQHTQTFTDRFSDWPVRIAELSRFKTGKEVSASIQQINEGSVDIVIGTHKLLSSDVQFKRLGLVIIDEEHRFGVRQKEALKALRAEVDVLTLTATPIPRTLGMALEGLRDFSVIATAPQKRLAIKTFVRREEDGVIREAMLRELKRGGQVYFLHNEVETIENRRQMLEALVPEARIAVAHGQMHERELERVMRDFVAQRANVLLCTTIIETGIDVPSANTILIHRADKFGLAQLHQLRGRVGRSHHQAYSYLLVHDPQGLTKQAQRRLEAIQQMEELGAGFYLAMHDLEIRGTGEVLGDKQSGEIHEIGFQLYTDMLNDAVKALKNGKEPDLTAPLAATTEINLHTPAILPADYCGDVQERLSLYKRLANCEHNDSIDGIQEELIDRFGKMPPQAHALVETHRLRLAAKPLGISKIDAGEAVIALQFVPNPPVDAMRIIEMVQKHKHIKLAGQDKLRIETRSPDFTVRVSTVKETLRALGTPSKGAADQRVASSR; encoded by the coding sequence ATGCCCGACATCGCCGCATCCACGCAGTCCTCTTCTTCAACGCCTGTCGCGCTGGTCAAGGCCGGCCAGCGTTTCGTGTTCGACGGCACGCACGGCTCGTCCGATGCAATGCTGATCGCCCGCTATCACCACGCGTACAAGGCGCAGATGCCGCTGCTCGCCGTGGTCTGCGCGAGCGCCGTCGATGCGCAACGGCTGTCGCAGGAACTCGCGTTTTTCGCGCCGAACGCGCGCGTCCGCCTGCTGCCCGACTGGGAAACGCTGCCGTACGACTCGTTCTCGCCGCACCAGGATCTCGTGTCCGAGCGCCTCGCGACGCTCCACGATCTCGGCGAAGGCCGCTGCGACATCCTGCTCGTGCCCGCGACGACGGCGCTGTACCGGATGCCGCCCGCATCGTTCATGGCCGCCTACACGTTCTCGTTCTCACAGGGCGAGCGGCTCGACGAAGCGAAGCTCAAAGCGCAACTGACGCTGGCCGGCTACGAACACGTGAGCCAGGTCGTGCGGCCGGGCGAATACTGCGTGCGCGGCTCGCTGATCGACCTGTTTCCGATGGGCTCGCCGCTGCCGTACCGGATCGACCTGTTCGACGATCAGGTGGATTCGATCCGCGCATTCGATCCCGATTCGCAGCGCAGCCTGTATCCCGTGAAGGACGTGCGTCTGTTGCCGGGCCGCGAGTTTCCGTTCGACGAAGCCGCGCGCACCGCGTTTCGCAGCCGCTGGCGCGAGGTGTTCGAAGGCGATCCGAGCCGCGCGTCGATTTATAAGGACATCGGCAACGGCGTGCCGTCGGCGGGTATCGAATACTATCTGCCGCTTTTCTTCGAAGAGACGGCGACGCTCTTTCACTATCTGCCCGACGCCTCGCAACTGGTGTTCGTCGGCGATCTGGACGCGGCCATCAAACGCTTCACGGCGGATACCAAGCAACGCCACGGTTTCCTGTCGCACGACCGCGATCGGCCGATTCTCGAACCGAAGCGCCTGTTCCTGTCGGACGACGATTTCTACACGTTCGCCAAGCCGTTCGCGCGCCTGTCGCTGCCGGGCAACGCGGGTGGCGGCTGGGCCGTGCCGCTGCCGAATCTGGCGATCGACCGCCACGCCGACGATCCCGTTTCGGCGTTGCGCGCGTGGCTCGCCACGACGCCGAACCGCGTGCTGTTCGCAGCGGAATCGGCGGGCCGCCGCGAAACGATCGCGCAACTGCTCGCCGATAACGAACTGCGCCCTGCTTCCGCCGACAGCTACGACGACTGGCTGACGTCCGACGCGCGCTTCGCGCTAGGCGTCGCGCCGCTTTCGAACGGCTTTGCGGTTCCCGCCGAAGGCATCGCGATCCTGACGGAAACGGAGCTGTACGGCCCGCTAGCGCGTAAAGCGGGACGACGCCGCCAGGAACAGGCGAGCAACGTCGATTCGATGGTGCGCGATCTGTCCGAGTTGAAGGTCGGCGACCCGGTCGTGCATTCGCAGCACGGCATCGGCCGATACATGGGCCTCGTGACGATGGATCTCGGCGAAGGCGAAACCGAGTTCCTGCACCTCGAATACCAGGGCGACAGCAAGCTCTACGTGCCCGTCTCGCAGCTGCACGTCATTTCCCGCTACAGCGGCGCCGATCCCGAAAGCGCCCCGCTGCACTCGCTCGGCTCCGGCCAGTGGGAAAAAGCCAAGCGCAAGGCCGCGCAGCAGATCCGCGACACGGCCGCCGAACTGCTGAACCTGTATGCGCGCCGCGCGCTGCGCGAAGGCCATGCGTTCGCACTCGATCCGCGCGACTACGTGAAGTTCGCGGAAAGCTTCGGCTTCGAGGAAACGCCCGACCAGGCAGCCGCGATCGCCGCCGTGATCGGCGACATGACGAGCGGCAAGCCGATGGACCGGCTCGTGTGCGGCGATGTCGGGTTCGGCAAAACGGAAGTCGCGTTGCGCGCGGCCTTCATCGCGGTGATGGGCGGCAAGCAGGTCGCGCTGCTTTCGCCGACCACGCTGCTCGCCGAACAGCATACGCAGACCTTCACCGACCGCTTCTCCGACTGGCCCGTGCGTATCGCGGAACTGTCGCGCTTCAAGACGGGCAAGGAAGTCAGCGCGTCGATCCAGCAGATCAACGAAGGCAGCGTCGATATCGTGATCGGCACGCACAAGCTGTTGTCGTCGGATGTGCAGTTCAAGCGGCTCGGGCTCGTGATCATCGACGAGGAACACCGGTTCGGCGTGCGCCAGAAGGAAGCGCTCAAAGCGCTGCGCGCCGAGGTCGATGTGCTGACGCTCACCGCGACGCCGATTCCGCGTACGCTCGGGATGGCGCTCGAGGGCTTGCGCGACTTCTCGGTGATCGCAACCGCGCCGCAGAAGCGGCTCGCGATCAAGACCTTCGTGCGGCGCGAGGAAGACGGCGTGATCCGCGAAGCGATGCTGCGCGAACTGAAGCGCGGCGGCCAGGTGTACTTCCTGCACAACGAAGTCGAGACGATCGAGAACCGCCGTCAGATGCTCGAAGCGCTCGTGCCCGAAGCGCGGATCGCAGTCGCTCATGGCCAGATGCACGAACGCGAACTCGAACGCGTGATGCGCGATTTCGTCGCGCAACGCGCGAACGTGCTGCTGTGCACGACGATCATCGAAACGGGTATCGACGTGCCGAGCGCAAACACGATCCTGATCCATCGCGCCGACAAGTTCGGTCTCGCGCAGCTGCATCAGTTGCGCGGGCGTGTCGGGCGTTCGCATCACCAGGCGTATTCGTATCTGCTCGTGCATGATCCGCAAGGGCTCACGAAGCAGGCGCAACGGCGGCTGGAGGCGATTCAGCAGATGGAAGAACTCGGCGCGGGCTTCTATCTGGCGATGCACGACCTCGAAATTCGCGGCACGGGCGAAGTGCTCGGCGACAAGCAGTCGGGCGAGATTCACGAGATCGGCTTCCAGCTTTACACCGACATGCTGAACGACGCGGTGAAGGCGCTGAAGAACGGCAAGGAGCCGGATCTCACGGCGCCTCTGGCGGCCACGACAGAAATCAACCTGCACACGCCCGCCATTCTTCCCGCCGACTATTGCGGCGACGTGCAGGAGCGTCTGTCGCTGTACAAGCGCCTCGCCAACTGCGAGCACAACGATTCGATCGACGGCATTCAGGAAGAGCTGATCGACCGCTTCGGCAAGATGCCGCCGCAGGCGCATGCGCTCGTCGAAACGCACCGGTTGCGCCTCGCCGCGAAACCGCTCGGTATTTCGAAGATCGACGCGGGCGAAGCCGTCATCGCGCTGCAGTTCGTTCCGAATCCGCCTGTCGACGCGATGCGGATCATCGAAATGGTTCAGAAGCACAAGCACATCAAGCTCGCGGGCCAGGACAAGCTGCGCATCGAAACGCGCAGCCCCGATTTCACGGTGCGCGTTTCGACCGTGAAGGAGACGCTGCGCGCGCTCGGTACGCCGTCGAAGGGCGCGGCGGATCAGCGCGTCGCGTCGTCGCGCTAG